In Thunnus thynnus chromosome 4, fThuThy2.1, whole genome shotgun sequence, a genomic segment contains:
- the LOC137181697 gene encoding E3 ubiquitin-protein ligase DTX3L-like yields the protein MSDNDKEEPMEVDNNNTQPPSSSHDNPAEALMPSSKTEDEALLTLSFKGLESDNPQKTKTTLEKVLQSWFNKRKATANCSVAKTLGDGKALIRINPTPALREVETLVGETLTNKEGKKVTITSVSLTPKNQTQMPEDASLDLPPSSVSVPPQDDQVQDSCGSSAAVSTAGEETCSCYVPVSHFWYVNHIYKEEMKRIERENGVKISAEVKVTFEVDRKDGRLNAFSEFINLAQKCLGESEGSVIPLKPIDPEEVRDTLKIIQKNESKLLLTLNSEEMIVCGPRESQDLIKKTLNTSQKTFTHANTSVGEPTWASQDIAQKIDMSIKDQFANAGLTMEESSWKLLTTSFNEQLTKIKTKFGVDFKESDISQGKVIIKPCYKSSGGNASMESHAVRALLHLYQKSTTSPMNLTQLTLSGPALNGAPTEEGATAGDNKEEKCPICMDAFTNKKQLKCKHEFCEECLAQSKKSMGPICPLCKDVFGKVKGDQPDGRMTWMSGSCSLDGFPDCGHIVIHYDIPGGKQTEKHPNPGQHYYGINRKAYLPNNKEGNEVLRLLKKAFDQKLIFTVGTSRTTGMDNTVTWNDIHHKTSMIGGPESFGYPDPGYLSRVREELKAKGIK from the exons ATGTCTGACAACGACAAAGAGGAGCCTATGGAGGTG GACAACAATAACACCCAGCCACCTTCATCATCTCATGATAATCCTGCTGAG GCTCTGATGCCTTCATCCAAGACTGAAGATGAAGCTCTACTTACTCTCTCATTCAAGGGGTTAGAGTCTGATAATCCACAGAAAACTAAAACCACTCTGGAGAAAGTTCTTCAGTCTTGGTTCAACAAAAGAAAAGCTACGGCAAACTGCTCTGTTGCAAAAACCTTAGGAGATGGGAAAGCTTTGATAAGGATTAATCCTACTCCAG CCCTGCGTGAGGTTGAGACACTGGTTGGGGAAACACTGACcaacaaagagggaaaaaaagtcaCAATCACGTCTGTTAGTCTGACACCAAAAAATCAGACACAAATGCCAGAGGATGCTTCATTGGACCTGCCTCCTTCATCTGTGTCAGTGCCACCACAAGAT gaCCAGGTGCAGGATAGTTGCGGCAGTTCAGCAGCAGTTTCTACAGCAGGAGAGGAGACATGCTCTTGTTATGTCCCAGTGAGCCATTTCTGGTATGTGAACCACATCTACAAGGAGGAAATGAAACgtatagagagagagaatggagtTAAAATCTCTGCAGAGGTGAAGGTGACCTTTGAAGTGGACCGGAAAGATGGAAGATTGAATGCTTTTTCTGAGTTCATTAACCTCGCCCAGAAGTGCTTAGGTGAATCTGAAGGCTCAGTTATTCCTCTCAAGCCCATAGATCCAGAAGAGGTGCGAGACACACTGAAAATCATCCAGAAAAATGAGAGCAAGCTTTTGCTCACTCTAAACTCTGAAGAAATGATCGTATGTGGGCCAAGAGAAAGTCAAGATCTCATCAAAAAGACCTTAAATACATCACAGAAAACCTTTACACATGCCAATACTTCTGTTGGAGAGCCGACATGGGCATCTCAAGACATAGCACAGAAGATTGACATGAGCATCAAAGACCAGTTCGCTAATGCCGGGCTAACCATGGAGGAGAGCTCCTGGAAGCTGCTGACTACATCCTTCAATGAGCAGTTAACTAAGATCAAAACTAAGTTTGGTGTGGATTTTAAGGAATCAGACATCAGTCAAGGCAAAGTCATCATCAAACCTTGTTACAAAAGTTCTGGAGGAAATGCTTCCATGGAGAGCCATGCTGTCAGAGCCCTTCTTCATCTGTACCAGAAGAGTACCACGTCTCCCATGAACCTCACCCAACTCACCCTCAGTGGACCGGCGTTGAATGGAGCACCCACGGAAGAGGGAGCAACAGCAGGAGACAATAAAGAGGAAAAGTGCCCCATATGCATGGATGCATTTACCAATAAGAAACAGCTGAAGTGTAAACATGAATTTTGTGAGGAGTGCCTGGCACAGTCAAAGAAAAGCATGGGACCCATCTGTCCGCTCTGTAAAGATGTCTTTGGTAAGGTGAAGGGAGACCAGCCTGATGGAAGAATGACATGGATGTCAGGTTCCTGTTCTCTTGATGGATTCCCTGACTGTGGCCATATAGTCATCCACTATGATATTCCAGGTGGAAAACAGACG GAAAAGCATCCCAATCCTGGACAGCACTATTATGGTATTAACAGAAAAGCATATCTTCCAAACAACAAAGAAGGAAATGAAGTGCTGCGCCTGTTGAAGAAAGCGTTTGATCAGAAGCTCATTTTCACTGTTGGGACATCCAGAACCACTGGGATGGACAACACGGTGACCTGGAACGACATTCATCACAAGACCTCAATGATAGGAGGACCGGAGAG ttttgggTATCCTGACCCTGGCTATCTGAGCAGAGTCCGGGAGGAGCTGAAGGCTAAAGGCATCAAGTGA
- the LOC137181698 gene encoding galanin receptor type 1 → MVMVILCGRQRRGPPQSSMTGTGTDVLLLALSSADLLLLSMLPFHTVAIAMQQWPFGNIMCRLVGFLGSACSSASIFTLATLAVSRYLTVVKPARAYSLLSHRRVSITAALLWVPACCLATPQLVFRSVRIPRSTPDGLACFAFLSHRDQLIYGLFHFLMAFLLPLVTIAVAYGSIYMFLWRRRQAGRAPQVEHHQSKVTLTSAMLVLAFTLCWLPSYGLTLALLVDERSGATGTSPRYGPFSVFARFMASSSTVINPILYVLMSEKFRQDLLGLFKRGGQRASGTA, encoded by the coding sequence ATGGTGATGGTGATCCTGTgtgggaggcagaggagagggcCTCCCCAAAGCTCAATGACAGGCACAGGTACAGACGTCCTCCTGCTGGCTCTGAGCTCTGCAGACCTTCTGTTGCTCTCCATGCTTCCCTTCCACACTGTCGCCATCGCCATGCAGCAATGGCCATTTGGGAACATCATGTGTCGTCTGGTGGGCTTCTTGGGATCGGCCTGTTCTTCGGCTAGCATCTTCACACTCGCCACGCTGGCTGTGTCGCGCTATCTGACTGTGGTGAAGCCTGCCAGAGCTTACAGCCTCCTCTCTCATCGCCGGGTCTCTATAACTGCTGCGCTGCTCTGGGTCCCCGCCTGCTGCCTGGCGACTCCCCAGCTGGTTTTTCGCTCTGTGAGAATCCCACGCAGCACCCCTGATGGCCTCGCTTGCTTTGCTTTCCTGTCCCACAGAGACCAGCTGATCTATGGATTGTTTCACTTCCTCATGGCCTTCTTGCTTCCACTGGTCACCATTGCGGTGGCATACGGCAGCATCTACATGTTCCTGTGGCGGAGACGGCAAGCTGGCAGGGCCCCTCAAGTAGAGCACCACCAGAGCAAGGTGACCCTGACATCCGCCATGCTGGTGCTGGCTTTCACCCTGTGCTGGCTACCGTCCTACGGCCTGACACTGGCCTTACTGGTGGATGAAAGGTCAGGGGCCACTGGCACTTCACCACGTTACGGCCCCTTCAGTGTGTTTGCACGGTTCATGGCCTCCTCCTCTACAGTGATCAACCCCATCCTCTATGTGCTCATGTCCGAAAAGTTCAGACAGGACCTACTGGGGCTGTTCAAGAGGGGAGGGCAAAGAGCCAGTGGGACTGCCTGA